In a genomic window of Candidatus Acidiferrales bacterium:
- a CDS encoding inositol monophosphatase family protein yields MKSHLSRRDPFGKELEYALKVVKDSERITLKYFNSRLKVSYKSDKSPVTVADKLCEKFLVGELSKKFPAHGFFGEEFGEGMSRETSMRWIIDPVDGTRNFTRGIPYWGTLCGLECEGEIVAGIMALPALKTIYYASKGHGAYRNRERIRVSKVKELERSAIIFGGLSYFLGTKYDSGFNEIIKSAYHDRGFGDCFGYTFVVEGSAEAMLDPIVSPWDVAAIKIIVEEAGGIFTDFEGNSTVYGRTGVAANPYIHEAILRKLSQL; encoded by the coding sequence TTGAAATCTCACCTCTCCAGAAGGGATCCATTCGGAAAAGAATTAGAATACGCTCTGAAGGTTGTGAAGGATTCGGAGCGCATCACGCTGAAATATTTTAATTCCCGCCTCAAAGTAAGCTACAAATCCGACAAAAGCCCGGTCACGGTTGCCGATAAGTTGTGCGAAAAATTCCTTGTCGGTGAGTTGTCTAAGAAATTTCCGGCCCATGGTTTCTTTGGCGAGGAATTTGGCGAAGGCATGAGCCGTGAGACGTCCATGCGGTGGATAATCGATCCTGTAGACGGCACTAGAAATTTTACACGTGGAATTCCCTATTGGGGTACACTCTGTGGACTCGAATGCGAAGGAGAAATAGTTGCAGGGATCATGGCACTCCCCGCACTGAAAACGATTTACTATGCTTCCAAGGGACACGGAGCATACAGAAACCGCGAGAGGATAAGAGTCAGCAAGGTCAAGGAATTGGAAAGGTCGGCGATCATTTTCGGCGGGTTGAGTTATTTTCTCGGAACGAAGTACGATAGCGGATTTAACGAAATCATAAAGTCTGCGTACCATGATCGCGGGTTCGGCGACTGCTTCGGTTATACGTTCGTTGTCGAAGGTTCAGCGGAGGCCATGCTTGACCCGATCGTCAGTCCGTGGGATGTGGCCGCGATAAAAATCATAGTTGAGGAGGCCGGGGGAATTTTTACGGACTTTGAGGGGAACTCCACGGTTTACGGACGAACCGGAGTTGCGGCAAATCCTTACATACACGAAGCGATTCTGAGAAAGCTCTCGCAGCTTTAG